CGCGCAGCATCACCCACGAGCGATCGCGCTCCATGCCCTTGGCGATGGCATCGAAGGCTTCCACCAGCTCGGCGGGAACGCGCAGCGAAATCTGGGTCTTGGCGACAGGCTCGGTCATGGCGGCCTCCTGGGATGCAGCGTCATTCAGAGTATCACGCCGAATGACGGCGGCGCTATTCCTTCTCGTACTTGGCCTTGAAGTGGGACAGCAGGGGATAGAGCCCGGCGCAGATGGCGATGATCAGGCCGTAACCGCCTTCCCTGTAGCCGCCGCGCCGGACATAGCATTTGAAGAAGCGGCTGAACAGCCGGCGGATGTTGGACGCGGTGGAGCCCCAGGTCTCGCCCCGGTCACGCAGGTCGCGGGCCTTGGCGGTGGAATAGGAATCCAGCCGGCGGATCATGTCCGAGATGTTCTTGTCCACGTAATGGTTCAGCCGGTTGGCCAGCATGGGGCCTTTCCTGCCCTGCCAGACCAGCGAGGGATGAACGCGGTCGCGGCCCCAGGTCTTGGCGGACTTCCTGAACAGGCCGGGATAGGCGGCCTTGCCGTAGCTGGCGCCCCAGCCGTGCCGGACCAGCCGGTCGCCGATGTAATTGTCCACCGGGATCTCGTGCCAGTCGAAGGGCGTGGCGGCGATGACCCGGCGGATTTCCTCGGCCAAAGCCGGCGGCACGTGTTCGTCGGCATCCACCTCCAGCACCCAGTCGGTGTCGCAGGCGGCGATGCCGGTATTGCGGCGGTCGCCCTCCAGGTCCCAGCGCCCCTCGACGATGTGTGCCCCGAAGGCGAGCGCGATGTCCTTGGTGCCGTCGGTGCACTTGTCCAGCACCACCACCACCTTATCGGCGAAGCGCAGCTTGTCCAGACAGGCGGGCAGCCGCTTTTCCTCGTTACAGACCACGACCAGGGCCGTCAGCGTATTCATGATCCCACCCCCCGGAACCGGGGCAGCAGGCGCTTGCGGGCATGGGCTTGCGCCGTGCGGTAGACCTCCAGCGTCTGGCTCATGCGGTTGTCGAAGCGCATGTCCTTCTCGGCCATGGAACGGGCGGCGGCGGCCATGCGGGCGGTGGCCTCATGGTCGGTCATCACCAGGGCCATGGCATCGGCCAGCCGGGTCGGGTCGGCGGGCGGCACCAACAGGCCGGTCTGATGATCCAGCACGATCTCGGGCACGCCGCCCACATTGCTGGCCACCACCGGCTTGCCCACCGCGAAGGCCTGGACGGCGACGCGGGGCTGGGCCTCGGTCAGCGAGGGAATCACCACCGCGTCGCCCATCTGCATCAGTTCCGATACGTCGTCGCGGTAGCCGGTGAACCTGACCTGACCGGTCAGTCGGGATTGGCTCAACTGCGCGTGCAGGCCGCGCTCGTAATCGGCGCATTCGGCGGTGGCCGAGCCGACGACAGTCAGCGTGGGCGTCAGACCCTTGTCCCGCAGCAGGGCCAGGGCGGCCAGCAGATGGTCCTGGCCCTTGTCGGGACGGATCATGCCGACGCAGACCCAGGCGAAGGCATCGGCGGGAATGCTCAACTCCGCGCGTAGTTTGGCGCGGGTGGCGACCGGATCGGGCAGGTCGAAGAAGCGCTCGTCCGCCCAGCCGCCGATGGACACCGAGCGTCCGGCATCGGCCAGCCCGACGCCCAGCAATTGCTGCCGCGTGCATTCGGCCACGGTGATGATGTGGTCGGCGCCCAGCCGCCATTGCGCCCGGCGGATCATGCCGCCCTTCAGCGGCTGGTTGACGTGGCGCGAGCGCACCACCGCCACCAGATCGAGGCAGGCAGCGGCGGCCTTGGCGTCGCGGGTGACGTGGGTATCCACCACCTCGACCCGCTTTTCGATCAGCAGCCTGCGGAGGCTTCGCACCGTGGCCGGCTTCCACGGGCGGTCGAAGTCGAAATCCACCACCGGCAGGCCGGCGGCGGCGGCGCGCCTGTATGATTCGCCATCCGATGGCGAGGCCAGCCAGACGTCGTGGCCGTGGGCCTTCAGCCAGCGCACCTGCTCGATGGTGCGATGCTCCATGCCGCCCCAATTGCGTCCCGGAATGGTGTGGAGAATGCGCAAGGAAATCCCTCTCTCAGACCAGGATGAAGCGCCGCCACCACGCCTGGGGCGGCGGCGGCGGCAGGGTGACGCAGCCTAGGCGGCGGGCGGCGAGGCCCTCCAGCAGCAGGCGCAGCATGGTGATGGTGACGGCGGGTTTGAACTCGGCGCCCGGCCGCTCGTTGATGGGCTGGTCGTGCATCAGGAGGATGCCACCCGGAAGGCGCGGATCGGCCAGCAGGCGCTCCACATCCTTGCGGCACTCGGTCTCCACGTCCTCTGGTCCGGAGCAGCGGGTGGCGGTCATGTGGTCCTCGGTGCTGGGACCCCAATGGACCAGGGCGCAGCCGGGGCGCCATCGGGCCAGCGCCCGGTGGATGCGGGCCGAGCGCCGCCCGCCGTTATAGGGCAGGCGGACCAGATAGGGTTCCGGCGTCGGGCGGTGGACGGCCAGCAGCGCCTCGCAGCGCTCCATGTCGTCCAGCAGACGGGTGGTGGGCTCGCGGTCGAGGCGCACATGGTCCCAGCCATGGGCATAGACGGCGTGGCCGCGCCTCACCGTCTCGGCGATCAGGTCGCCGGCCGATACGGCGCGGCAGCCGCTCATGAAGAAGGTGGCCTTGGCCCCGAAGCGGTCCAGCAGGTCGAGCAGGGCGGGCGTGGTGTCGGGCATGGGGGCGTCGTCGATGGTGATCGCCACGACCGACGGATCGGCCAGTTGCCGCACCATGGGCCGCCAAGCTCCCAGTGACCAGGAAATCCGCAATCGCTTTCCACCCGTTTGTTGTGGCTTGGGAAGTATCAGGAATCGGCCTTTTCGAACAGCCCGATGATGGTGGCGTCCCAGATGTCGGGGCCATAGGCCAGGCAGCGGTCCAGCACGAAGTGCAGCGCCGCCTGGGTGAGGCGGCGCAGGCCGGTTCCCCGTGTGCCGCCGATCACCTCGCGGCAGGCGAAGCCGGTGGCGGCCGCCAGTTCCTCCATGCGTCCCCTGGTAATGGGGGTGACGTGGTCGAAGGTGTCGAACTGCATCTTCAGGCCCCAGGGCGAGGCGCAATTGGGCGAGCGCATCACCACCTTGCCGCCGGGCCTCAGGACCCGGGCCAGGGATCGCATCAGCTCGGTCAAGGCTGCTTCGGGCAGGTGCTCGGCCACGTCGAACAGGGCGATGCGGTCGAAGCGCGGCCCGTCCAGGCCGGCCAGATAATCGCGGCCGTCCACCAGCCGGATGTCGAAGCCCACCAGGTCGTCCAGCACCGGCGCAAGGCCGGTGTCGCTGTCCAGGCCGACCACGTCGGTGAAGCCGCGTTTTTTGAGATAGCGCAGGAAAATGCCGGTGCCGCAGCCGATTTCCAGCACGCTCATGGCGGGCGTGGCGCCGGACAGGTGCAGGAATTCGCGGTCGAACTGGGCGAGATGCTTCTTCTTGATCCGTGGCCGCTCGGTGCGGGCGGCGGAATAGACATCGATCGCCTTGGTCACGGGGCGGCCTTTCGCAGGGAGGCCTGGCGGCAATGGCGTTTGAGGTCCTTGGCGCCGCCGCCCTCGGCCACGACGCGGGCCAGTCCGTCCGGGTCCTGGGCGATCAGGCCGGAACTGACCTCGATTCCATAGGTGAACAGGCGGTCGGTCAGCGGCGCTCCCGGTCCCACCAGGGCCACCCGGGCGAAGCGGGCCAGACGCAGCAGGCCGGGAGCCGAGCGGTTGGCCAGCGTCGAGGCGGTGATGATCGCGGCTTCCGCGGCGGGCAGCAGCCACTCGGCGGCCTGTTCCGGGTACTGGCCGGCGGCCGGCTTGCGGTCGATGACCTTGGCGCCGGGCAGGCGGTCGTGAATGCCGGGAAAGGCGCCGACCACCACGGTGCCGCCACCCTTGGCCCCAAAGCTTTCCAGGCCGTTGCCGCCGGGAAGCTGGAGGTCAAAGCGGTTGTAATGGGCGTTGCAGGCGGCCATGCCCAGCGCCTGATCGAAGGGATCGGTGGAATGGACCAGTCGGGCCAGGGCCTTGAGCCCGGCCTGGGCTCGCTTGCCGGCGTTGGACGCGGCGGCGCAGCCCGGCGTGCCGCGTTCCGGCGTCTGGGCGAGGCCGATGCCGGCGGCGGTCTCCACCATGGTCCAGTTGAGCCCGACCACCACCCGCGTGACGGCGGTGTCCTCGACCCCGTTGGCGAGATCGGCGTAAAGCCGTCCCGGCCCCCACCAGCGCCACAGCGCCGCCAGACTGGGGGCGATCAGCTCGGTCTGGCCGCCGGTGAACGCGGTCCATTCCTCGATCAGCACGCCGGGCACCGCGGTCAGCACCGGCACGCCCTCGGCCACGGCCGACAGCATGTCACCGGCCAGTCCCTCGCCCTCCATCTCGGATTTGGAGAACTTGTTGATGAACAGCAGCTCGGCGCGGGTCTCGATGGCGCGGCGCACGGCGCCCGACGCCTCGGCCAGGGCCTGGGAATCCAGGATGCAGGCCTTGGACGCCTTGCCCAGGCTTTGGCCGATGGACAGCTTCCGCCCCGTGTCGATCTCGGTCACCGTCATGTCGGTCTTGCGCCCCGTCTCGTCGCGCAGCGTGTCCTGCAGCAGCCCGCCCAGGCGGAAGCCGCGCGCCGCCAGTTGGGCGGCGAATTGGGCCAGCAAGGCCTCGGGCGGCTTACCCGGCGGATAGATGACCGCGCCGATGGCGGGTTGGCTGGGTTGCGTGCCGGGGATCATGGGGAGGCTCCTGTTTTTTGTACCTTTTGCCGGCGTCTTGACCAACGCCAAGACTCGTTTTTGACCGGTGCAGCATATATATCATTACAACAAGCCCCCGCCGAGGGGCATGGAGGATGCGTCATGATCGATCCGTTTGGACGCAAGGTCAGCTATCTGCGGGTGTCGGTGACGGACCGCTGCGATCTGCGCTGCGTCTACTGCATGGCCGAGGACATGCATTTCCTGCCCAAGGCCGACATCCTGTCGCTGGAGGAGCTGGAGCGGCTGTGCGGCGCCTTCGTGCGCTCCGGCGTGCGCAAGCTGCGCCTCACCGGCGGCGAGCCCCTGGTCCGGCGCAACATCATGAGCCTGATCACCAATCTGGGCCGGCTGGTCAAGTCCGGCGAGCTGGACGAGCTGACGCTGACCACCAACGCCACCCAGCTGGCCAAGCACGCCGACGGCCTGGCGGCGGCCGGGGTCCGGCGGCTCAACGTCTCGCTGGACAGCCTGGACCCGGTCAAGTTCGAGGCCATCACCCGCTGGGGCAAGCTGGATCAGGTCTTGGAAGGCATCATGGCGGCCAAGGCGGCCGGGCTGGCGGTCAAGATCAACACCGTGGCGCTGAAGGACGGCGACGGGGGCAACGAGGACGAGCACGAGCATCTGGTGGAATGGTGCGGCAAGCACGGCTTCGACATCACCTTCATCGAAACCATGCCCATGGGCGACATCCATTCCGACCGCACCGAGCAGTACCTGCCGCTGTCCCTGGTGCGTAAGCGCCTGGAGCACCGTTTCACGCTTTCCGACATCGACTACCGCACCGGCGGCCCGGCCCGCTATGTGCGGGTGGCCGAGACCGGCGGGCGCATCGGCTTCATCACCCCCATGACCCATAATTTCTGCGAAAGCTGCAACCGGGTGCGGGTGACCTGCACCGGCACGCTGTATATGTGTCTGGGCCAGGAGGACGCCGCCGATCTGCGCACCCCCTTGCGGGCCAGCGAGGGCGACCAGTTGCTGGAAGCGGCCATCACCGAGGCCATCGCCAGGAAGCCCAAGGGCCACGATTTCATCATCGATCGCGACGCCAAGCCCGCCGTGGGCCGCCACATGAGCGTCACCGGCGGCTGATGCCGGTCCGTTCGGCCAGGGCGCGGACTTGGGCCACCTCGTCCGCGTGGGTTTCGACGTAGCGGGCACGCTCGTCCCGGATGCGGCCGATCACCGTTTCCACGGTGTCCGGGGAGAGGCGGGTGCCGAACGAGTCGTCGCCCTTGCCCGCGATCATCCGCTCGAGGATCAGGTCGCCCGCCGCCTTGGTGAAATGCGAGCCGTCCCAGTACCAGCGCATGCGGTTATCGGGCGAGTGGGGGATGTCCTCGGTGGTAATGGGGTTGGCGCCGCTGAAATCCCATAGTTCCACCGGCTTGCGCCGGTTGACGTTGGCCATCTCGACGGTAAGGGCCAGATCGCGTTTCCACTGCTCCCAGGCCGGCATCAGCCCGGCGGCGGCCTTGGCCTCCAGCACCTTGGCGTGGGCGGGGGTGACGAACAGCATCACCCGGGTCTTGCCGTTATCGAAGGCGGAAAGCAGGCGGTTCAAATCCTCCATGCGCTCGGGAGCGTAGTGGAAGCCGGCATAGGTCTTGCCCGACGTGGTTGGAGCCAGTTGGGCGCGCAGCACGCCGTCCATCTCGGCCCGGTGATCGAAGGTCTTCTTGCGCGCCCCGATGTCGTAGGTGCCGTCCTTGGCGAAGGACTGGCGCAGGTGGCGCACCGAGCTGAACAGTACCCAGCCGGAATCGTCGAAGGCCTGCAAGGACAGCAGCCGGCGGGCATAGACCGGCCAGGGCGAGGCCCCGGCGAAGCCCGAGCGGTTGAAATCGCCGCTGGTCCACACCTGCTCGCCGAACATCAGCAGGTCGAGGCCCACCACCACCAGTTCCGGGGATTGGTGGCGGGCGGCGTACTCCGCCGCGCGGGCCAGCTCGGCGATATTGGTGTCGGACAGCGAGGCGTTGAAGGCGAACGCGCCGCCCAGGGCGGGCGATTGCGGGTCGAGGCCCATCTCGCCGCGCGAGGTGCCGTAGAGCAGCGCGTCGAACCTGGTATGGCCCAGGATCAGCGCCTTGTTGACCCGGCCGCCGTCGCGCCGCAGCGTCTTCTGGTCGTTGAGGCCCTTGATGTCGCCCCAGCGGAAGCTGGCATAGGGGTCGACGGCGAAGTTGAACAGGGCGCCGAGCGCCAGCAGCGCCATCACCCCGCCCGCCAGGGTGAGGAGGAAACGCCGGTTGCTGATGGCTGCGGGCTGGCTCATGTCAGAACTGGTAGTAAAGGAATTCGCTGGTCCGCCACAGGGTCATGACGGAACAGGCCAGCAGGACGGCCAGGGCCCAGGCCCAGCCGCTGGTGGGGCGCCAGATCAGGCGCTCCGGGCGCTCCACCGGGGCGAGGCCCGGCTCGGTGGCGGCCATGATCTGCTGGCTGTTGGGGGCCAGGGCGCACACCGCCAGCAGGGCCAGCGACAGGACCAGCCCGTCCCAGGCCACCTTGACCTCGCCGCCGGTCAGACCGCTCAGGCCCGCCATGCCCTTCAGCACGATCAGCGCGGTGGCGAAATCGGGGGCGCGGAAGAACACCCAGGCGACGACCACCAGCCCCTGGGTCAGCAGCCAGCCGGCGACGATCTCCCGCCGGCCCGGCTCGGCGGGGCGCAGCGCCCGCCACGCGTGGTTGCCCACCAGCATGGCGCCGTGCAGGCAGCCCCAGGCCATGAAGGTCCAGGCGGCGCCGTGCCACAGCCCGCCCAGCGCCATGACGATCATCAGGTTGGCGTGGCGCCGCAGCGGGCCGCAACGCCCGCCGCCCAGGGGGAAATA
The DNA window shown above is from Magnetospirillum sp. 15-1 and carries:
- a CDS encoding glycosyltransferase family 2 protein, with translation MNTLTALVVVCNEEKRLPACLDKLRFADKVVVVLDKCTDGTKDIALAFGAHIVEGRWDLEGDRRNTGIAACDTDWVLEVDADEHVPPALAEEIRRVIAATPFDWHEIPVDNYIGDRLVRHGWGASYGKAAYPGLFRKSAKTWGRDRVHPSLVWQGRKGPMLANRLNHYVDKNISDMIRRLDSYSTAKARDLRDRGETWGSTASNIRRLFSRFFKCYVRRGGYREGGYGLIIAICAGLYPLLSHFKAKYEKE
- a CDS encoding glycosyltransferase family 4 protein, producing MRILHTIPGRNWGGMEHRTIEQVRWLKAHGHDVWLASPSDGESYRRAAAAGLPVVDFDFDRPWKPATVRSLRRLLIEKRVEVVDTHVTRDAKAAAACLDLVAVVRSRHVNQPLKGGMIRRAQWRLGADHIITVAECTRQQLLGVGLADAGRSVSIGGWADERFFDLPDPVATRAKLRAELSIPADAFAWVCVGMIRPDKGQDHLLAALALLRDKGLTPTLTVVGSATAECADYERGLHAQLSQSRLTGQVRFTGYRDDVSELMQMGDAVVIPSLTEAQPRVAVQAFAVGKPVVASNVGGVPEIVLDHQTGLLVPPADPTRLADAMALVMTDHEATARMAAAARSMAEKDMRFDNRMSQTLEVYRTAQAHARKRLLPRFRGVGS
- a CDS encoding polysaccharide deacetylase family protein — protein: MVRQLADPSVVAITIDDAPMPDTTPALLDLLDRFGAKATFFMSGCRAVSAGDLIAETVRRGHAVYAHGWDHVRLDREPTTRLLDDMERCEALLAVHRPTPEPYLVRLPYNGGRRSARIHRALARWRPGCALVHWGPSTEDHMTATRCSGPEDVETECRKDVERLLADPRLPGGILLMHDQPINERPGAEFKPAVTITMLRLLLEGLAARRLGCVTLPPPPPQAWWRRFILV
- a CDS encoding class I SAM-dependent methyltransferase, which codes for MTKAIDVYSAARTERPRIKKKHLAQFDREFLHLSGATPAMSVLEIGCGTGIFLRYLKKRGFTDVVGLDSDTGLAPVLDDLVGFDIRLVDGRDYLAGLDGPRFDRIALFDVAEHLPEAALTELMRSLARVLRPGGKVVMRSPNCASPWGLKMQFDTFDHVTPITRGRMEELAAATGFACREVIGGTRGTGLRRLTQAALHFVLDRCLAYGPDIWDATIIGLFEKADS
- a CDS encoding DUF2478 domain-containing protein, whose translation is MIPGTQPSQPAIGAVIYPPGKPPEALLAQFAAQLAARGFRLGGLLQDTLRDETGRKTDMTVTEIDTGRKLSIGQSLGKASKACILDSQALAEASGAVRRAIETRAELLFINKFSKSEMEGEGLAGDMLSAVAEGVPVLTAVPGVLIEEWTAFTGGQTELIAPSLAALWRWWGPGRLYADLANGVEDTAVTRVVVGLNWTMVETAAGIGLAQTPERGTPGCAAASNAGKRAQAGLKALARLVHSTDPFDQALGMAACNAHYNRFDLQLPGGNGLESFGAKGGGTVVVGAFPGIHDRLPGAKVIDRKPAAGQYPEQAAEWLLPAAEAAIITASTLANRSAPGLLRLARFARVALVGPGAPLTDRLFTYGIEVSSGLIAQDPDGLARVVAEGGGAKDLKRHCRQASLRKAAP
- the moaA gene encoding GTP 3',8-cyclase MoaA, with the protein product MIDPFGRKVSYLRVSVTDRCDLRCVYCMAEDMHFLPKADILSLEELERLCGAFVRSGVRKLRLTGGEPLVRRNIMSLITNLGRLVKSGELDELTLTTNATQLAKHADGLAAAGVRRLNVSLDSLDPVKFEAITRWGKLDQVLEGIMAAKAAGLAVKINTVALKDGDGGNEDEHEHLVEWCGKHGFDITFIETMPMGDIHSDRTEQYLPLSLVRKRLEHRFTLSDIDYRTGGPARYVRVAETGGRIGFITPMTHNFCESCNRVRVTCTGTLYMCLGQEDAADLRTPLRASEGDQLLEAAITEAIARKPKGHDFIIDRDAKPAVGRHMSVTGG